One Sphingomonas sabuli genomic region harbors:
- a CDS encoding DksA/TraR family C4-type zinc finger protein, protein MAGGWTRDGAVQDQIDDTVKDAVARARSLTPQGESASECDDCGETIPKKRRDALPGVRTCIACQAERDKAVTHSTINRRGSKDSQLR, encoded by the coding sequence ATGGCCGGCGGTTGGACACGGGACGGAGCGGTCCAGGATCAGATCGACGACACCGTCAAGGACGCGGTCGCGCGCGCCCGGTCGCTCACTCCGCAGGGCGAAAGCGCCAGCGAATGCGACGATTGCGGCGAAACCATTCCCAAGAAGCGCCGCGATGCGCTGCCCGGCGTGCGCACCTGCATTGCCTGCCAGGCCGAGCGCGACAAGGCGGTCACCCATTCCACCATTAACCGTCGCGGTTCGAAGGATAGCCAGCTGCGCTAG
- a CDS encoding M28 family peptidase gives MKHLPALTALLFATAAAATPPLPPPPPPKGPELAAIIQSVSGQRMRQDVERLVSFGTRHTLSSQTDPRRGIGAALNWTEAQFKSFGLQTVRPCDMVTGRRVPTPTRVCDMVAIQRGTERPNDVVIITGHIDSRVSDVMNATADAPGANDDGSGTAAVIEAARVLAKQKFAGTIVYAALSGEEQGLLGGKVLADYAKAQGWNVVANLNNDIIGNSCGSDRVCNDRQVRVFSEGPRWQGHEALAARIRSLGGENDAPSRNISRFLDDLAGHVPAGIDVVQIWRNDRFGRGGDHTEFLNSGFPAVRLSVAVEDYEHQHQDLRTDKGIKYGDTVDEMDFAYLERVTKLNVAALAAIANAPPPPDAAAEGAVSTDTIVRWNPVAGARGYVVRWRATDASQWGGAQYIPVGAGDGNGCLTVPAKEDSPNLRCGLTLPGVRVDDYVFGVASVSANGWVSPVASAVPGGAFKPYSAPVEGQ, from the coding sequence ATGAAACATCTTCCCGCCCTCACCGCCCTTTTGTTCGCCACCGCTGCCGCGGCGACCCCGCCATTGCCGCCGCCGCCACCGCCCAAGGGCCCGGAACTGGCCGCCATCATCCAGTCGGTCAGCGGACAGCGGATGCGGCAGGATGTCGAAAGGCTGGTCAGCTTCGGCACGCGCCACACCTTGTCGTCGCAGACCGATCCGCGGCGCGGCATCGGCGCCGCGCTGAACTGGACCGAAGCGCAGTTCAAAAGCTTCGGCCTGCAAACCGTCCGCCCGTGCGACATGGTCACCGGCCGCCGCGTGCCGACGCCGACGCGAGTGTGCGACATGGTCGCGATCCAGCGCGGGACGGAACGGCCCAACGACGTCGTCATCATTACCGGCCACATCGACAGCCGCGTGAGCGACGTGATGAACGCCACCGCAGACGCGCCCGGCGCGAACGACGACGGATCGGGCACCGCCGCGGTCATTGAAGCGGCGCGCGTGCTGGCGAAGCAGAAGTTTGCCGGGACCATCGTCTATGCGGCGCTGTCGGGCGAGGAACAGGGCCTGCTGGGCGGCAAGGTCCTCGCCGATTATGCCAAGGCCCAGGGCTGGAATGTCGTCGCCAATCTGAACAACGACATCATCGGCAACAGCTGCGGGTCCGACCGCGTCTGCAACGACCGGCAGGTGCGCGTCTTTTCCGAAGGGCCGCGGTGGCAGGGGCATGAGGCGCTGGCCGCGCGCATCCGCAGCCTTGGCGGAGAAAATGACGCGCCGTCGCGCAACATCTCGCGCTTTCTCGACGACCTCGCCGGACACGTCCCCGCCGGGATCGACGTGGTGCAGATCTGGCGCAACGACCGTTTCGGTCGCGGCGGCGACCATACCGAATTCCTCAATAGCGGCTTTCCTGCCGTCCGCCTGTCCGTGGCGGTCGAGGATTACGAGCATCAGCACCAGGACCTGCGAACCGACAAGGGCATCAAATATGGCGATACCGTCGACGAAATGGACTTTGCGTATCTGGAGCGCGTGACGAAGCTGAACGTCGCCGCGCTGGCGGCGATCGCCAATGCGCCGCCGCCGCCCGATGCCGCGGCCGAGGGCGCGGTTTCGACCGACACCATCGTCCGCTGGAATCCGGTTGCCGGCGCGCGCGGATATGTCGTCCGCTGGCGCGCGACCGACGCCAGCCAGTGGGGCGGCGCGCAATACATTCCCGTCGGCGCGGGTGACGGTAATGGCTGCCTGACGGTGCCCGCAAAGGAAGATTCACCCAACCTTCGGTGCGGACTGACACTGCCCGGCGTACGCGTCGACGATTATGTCTTCGGCGTGGCGTCGGTCAGCGCCAATGGCTGGGTCAGCCCGGTGGCTTCGGCCGTTCCGGGTGGCGCCTTCAAGCCCTATAGTGCTCCGGTCGAAGGACAATAG